The following DNA comes from Granulicella sibirica.
GCCGCATGGTTCCCACAGCCTCCAACACCATCCACTTCTCCCTCTCTGGAACAGGCAAGATCATCGGTCTGGGCAATGGCGATCCAGCTTCGCACGAGGCGGACCGTCCCGCCTCCACAACGTCCGCATCGCGCAGCGCGTTCAGCGGACAATGCATGGTCTTCGTCCAGGCGGCAAAGCAGGCAGGAACCATTGAGCTGAGCGCTTCGGGCGAAGGCCTGAAGCCAACCGTGGTGAACATCACCAGCACGGCGGAGACACCGCGTCCTGCGGTTGCGTAAGCCACGTACGAGGGGGGACACCGGAGATGAGTATGCAGTTCACGCGCCGCGGCATGATGAAGACGGGCCTCGCCGCATCAGCCGCTTTGATTGGATCGAACGTTATCGCCTTCGCGGAGCCGACGTCCGGCAACGAACCGGTTAAGGCAGACAACGTCTGGCTGCAGCCTGCTGGCGGCACGGATGTTTCGCACTCGCCCCGCCAGCGATTGCTCCTGGACTTTGGCTGGCGCTTTCGCCTGGGCGATGCGAACGACGCCATGAAGGACTTCCGGTACGGCGCGCCGACCCGTGAGGGCACCTTTGCCAAGGCTGGGCAGAACTGGCTGCACAACGCCAAGGACGGGCCGCTGCAGCACAGCTTCGATGACAGCGCCTGGCGATTGATCGACTTGCCGCATGACTGGGCGGTGGAGCTGCCCTTTGAGCCGATCGAAGGTCCGGACGGCTCCGTCCACGCGGCACATGGCGGCAAGGCGCTTGGCCGTGAGTATCCCGCCACCAGCATCGGCTGGTACCAGCGCACCTTTGACATACCAGCCCCCGATGAAGGTCTGCGCATCTCGATTGAGTTCGACGGCGTGTTCCGCGATTCCACAGTGCTGTTCAACGGCTTCTACATCGGACGGAACCTCAGCGGCTACGCGCCCTTCAGCTTCGATGTGACCGATTACGTCAAGTACGGCGGCAGCAACGTCATCACCGTCCGCGCAGACGCCACGCTGAACGAAGGCTGGTACTACGAGGGCGCCGGGATCTACCGGCATACATGGCTGGTGAAGACGCATCCCCTTCACGTGGCGCAGTGGGGCACCTGCGTGCGCAGCGAGGTCCGGGCCAAAGGCGCACGCGTCTCGGTGGAGACGGAGCTGCTCAACGAAAGCGATACGGCGGCTCACGGCCGTCTGACCTCGAAGATACTTAGCCCGGATAGCGCCCTTGTAGCGACTGTTCCGGCACGGCCATTTGAGATTCCAGCCTGGGGCACGGTAACGGTGACAAGCCAGGTGCTTCTGGCGGAGGCAAAACTGTGGTCCGTGGAAGAGCCATACCTGTACAAGGTGGCCACGCAGGTGGAGAGCGGCGGCCGCATCGCAGATGAACATGGCACGACCTTCGGCATCCGGTCCATCCACTTTGACCCGGACAAGGGCTTCTTCCTGAATGGCAAGAGCGTCAAGATTAAGGGCACATGCAGCCATCAGGACCACGCCGGTGTCGGCATCGGCGTACCGGACCGCATGCACTATGACCGGGTTGCGCTGTTGCGGCAGATGGGATCGAACGGCTGGCGGACCGCGCACAACCCCGTGGCGGCAGAGTTTCTGGACGCGTGCGATCAACTGGGCATGATGGTGATGGCGGAGACGCGCATCATGGCATCCACGCCCGAAGGCCTCAGCGAACTGGAGCGCATGGTCAAGCGCGACCGCAACCACCCCAGCATCGTTATCTGGTCTCTTGCCAACGAGGAGTACTTCTACCAGGGAACTCCCACGGGCGCGCGCATCATCGCGTCCATGAAGCGCGCCACAAAGAAACTCGATCCCACACGGCCGGTAACCGGCGCCATGAACGGCAGTTGGGGCAGGGGCATGTCGTACGTTGTGGACGTGCAGGGCTTCAACTATTTCAACTCCGGCATCCCCGACGAGAAGCGGCCTGCTGGCCGCGCGGAAACCGCGGATATCGACGACTTCCACGCCAAGTTTCCGAAGCTGCCAACCATCGGCACGGAGATGGCGAACGGCAAGAGTGTACGCGGCATCTACGAGACGGACCCGAAACGCGGCTATGTGGCCGCCTATAAGCCCGGCTGCGCGGACTGCAGGACTCCCGCCGAGACGTGGTGGACAATCTTCGACGAGAGGCCGTTCCTGGCGGGCGGCTTTACCTGGGCCGGCTTCGACTACCGCGGCGAACCGACACCGTACGATCACGTCGCCACCGGCTCTCAATCCGGCATCCTGGACATATGCGGCTTCCCGAAAGACATCTACTTCTACTACAAAGCATGGTGGAGCCAGGAGCCAGTGCTGCACCTCTTCCCCCATTGGAATTGGCAGGGTAAGGAGGGGCAGGCGATTGACGTGCGGTGTTACTCGAACCTTGACAGCGTGGAGCTCTTCGTCAATGGCGTCAGCGCGGGCACGCAGTCGCCAAAGCGCAACTCGCACCTGTACTGGAGCGTCGTCTATGCGCCCGGGGTGATTGAAGCGCGCGGAATGAAGCAGGGGAAAGTTGTC
Coding sequences within:
- the galA gene encoding beta-galactosidase GalA gives rise to the protein MQFTRRGMMKTGLAASAALIGSNVIAFAEPTSGNEPVKADNVWLQPAGGTDVSHSPRQRLLLDFGWRFRLGDANDAMKDFRYGAPTREGTFAKAGQNWLHNAKDGPLQHSFDDSAWRLIDLPHDWAVELPFEPIEGPDGSVHAAHGGKALGREYPATSIGWYQRTFDIPAPDEGLRISIEFDGVFRDSTVLFNGFYIGRNLSGYAPFSFDVTDYVKYGGSNVITVRADATLNEGWYYEGAGIYRHTWLVKTHPLHVAQWGTCVRSEVRAKGARVSVETELLNESDTAAHGRLTSKILSPDSALVATVPARPFEIPAWGTVTVTSQVLLAEAKLWSVEEPYLYKVATQVESGGRIADEHGTTFGIRSIHFDPDKGFFLNGKSVKIKGTCSHQDHAGVGIGVPDRMHYDRVALLRQMGSNGWRTAHNPVAAEFLDACDQLGMMVMAETRIMASTPEGLSELERMVKRDRNHPSIVIWSLANEEYFYQGTPTGARIIASMKRATKKLDPTRPVTGAMNGSWGRGMSYVVDVQGFNYFNSGIPDEKRPAGRAETADIDDFHAKFPKLPTIGTEMANGKSVRGIYETDPKRGYVAAYKPGCADCRTPAETWWTIFDERPFLAGGFTWAGFDYRGEPTPYDHVATGSQSGILDICGFPKDIYFYYKAWWSQEPVLHLFPHWNWQGKEGQAIDVRCYSNLDSVELFVNGVSAGTQSPKRNSHLYWSVVYAPGVIEARGMKQGKVVLTVRRETTGAPAQLALLPNRTSFQANGEDVVSIAVEVRDAQGRLVPTDFSKVHFSLSGAGKIIGVGNGDPSSREADRPASATSAERSAFSGQCMVFVQSIKQAGAVELQASSEGLASAVATLHSTADAARPAVV